A segment of the Xenopus tropicalis strain Nigerian chromosome 6, UCB_Xtro_10.0, whole genome shotgun sequence genome:
ttgtgatttttcatatgaaaaccctgcgtgtgctgtcaatcccaccctgagtatctatacctcctgcacgagcacccaggtattatcttgttcttatggtgtgcagctttccagcaactcgtttctatatatatatatatatatatatatatataataaattacttttgctttcaaattaaaaaaaatagtaatcgTGGTGTACTGCATGACTAGTTATAGTTAAAGTTCATATGACTTTAAGTACACATTTGTACCACTttaaacggaaaaaaaaaaattggcacagcgaattttttttgcataatgaaagaaaatacattCATAAGAAACTTCTAATATACTCATTACTCAAACTctgtgacattattattattattaacatttatttgtaaagcaccaatatattccgcagcgctgtacaataagtgggttacatacattggacatacagagtaacatataaagcaatcaataaccgatacaataaccgatacaagaggtgaagagagccctgcccaaaagagcttacaatctacaaggagaaagggttgagacacaaggtgtggaaaTGTAGAGAACACAAAATACAAATAGTTCATGTAGATTTCTGTTGCTGAAACTTTAGTTTACTGAAAAGGCAAGTGAAATGTTTGTATCTACAAACTATTTTGCTCCTAATTTTTGGACTCTGTTGGGATGGGGCACAAAGATTGAGCAAATGGTGGACTGATATCAGTGCCCTCCAGTGGCCAAATTATTGTGGAACTCATGCAATACTTGCTATACTTGGGATTATCACTATTTTAATCAGTGACAAAGCCATATCGATCATTTATTGGTTAGCTccctggggcccatttactaagatAGGTGCTAgagtgcagttaccaatagcaattAGTTTTGAACAGTAGACTACAAGTTCTTTTGCATCTGTGGGATATTCCACAGCGTATGCTGTCAATAACGCCATTTGTGAGTAATCCAtgttactatacaggtatgggatctgttatcaatTGAATCAAtaaaattccattttaatcaaataattaatttttttaaatgaatttcctttttctctgtaatattaaaatattagcttgtacttgattccaactaagatataattaatccgtagtggaggcaaaacaatcctattgtgtataaataatgtttaaatgtttttagtagaacTTAGGTATGGagttccatattatggaaagaccccttatccggaaaaccccaggtcctgagcattctggatcacaggtcccatacttgtgtaAGGGTTAAAAGGGAGCTCTGCTCAAGGCAGGTGTAAAATAGGGAACACTTGTAGATTTAAGTGGCGTATTACTAACAACTCCAAAAAAAATATACCAAATGGTGAAAAACAAACTTAGTTAATTATAATGGAGCAACTGATTCAACTTGGCATCAATTTAATGTTGTAAGAAGTTGCTTACCAACAAaattggtggcagaaaaaacattCTGATACTGACTATATATTACAGCAACTGGCCTCAATGCATGAGATGTCACAGTGCGATAGAGGCCTATGTTAGGCTAGTATTactgcaatagttttttttacaactttttactTACAGAATTAACACATTTAGCAAGGGGTGCCCTGTAGGGATCCCCTAAACATCTAAACAAGTAGTTTAAATATTGTACATTTCTTAtattcattaaagggattctgtcatgatttttatggtgtactttttatttctaaattacacagtttacatagcaaataattcattctaccttttaaaattgtatttttgaaccaacaaatgtatttttttagttgtaatattgatgtgtaggcaaccatctcagtgcattgtgcccgagtctgaaccttcagaaggagccagtgctacacaatagaactgctttcagataacctattgtttcccctacttccacataactggaggagtcccaagccagacttgcatttcctactattgagtgctattctgatatctactgggagctgctatcttgctaccttctcattgttctgttgattggctgctggaagggggggcgatatcactccaacttgcagtacagtgtgactgaagtttatcagggcacaggttacatggctgtagcaccctgagaaatgaagaatatggttagccccatggtaaatttcaaaattaaatacaaaaaatctgtttgcctttttgaaaaatggattttaaatggatagaaaagctctattaactgatgcattttgaaaaaaaaacatgttttcccatgacaaatgTATAGATGGAGTGAATCACACATAACAGTTTGTTTCTGTATTGCAGAATTATTAATATGGCCTCTGAAACAGAAGAAAACAAGCTTGTAAGGAATGAAAATGAATCCTCTGAATTGTGCTCTGAACCCTTATTTCAGAGGAAGGAACATGAATTGAGAATTCTCACCTCTGAAGAGGCTGAAAAACTCCAAAATGATACAGATTTTGTTTCAGAGTTCAAACAACTGAAACTTGAAAGAGAGGCACAGAAAAACTGGGACCTGTTTTACAAGAGGAACAGTACTAATTTCTTCAAGGACCGGCACTGGACAACAAGGGAATTTGAAGAACTTAAAGCCTGCAGGGAGGTAagaattctattattttttttttattctaaccaATAAATGATTGATATGGCTTTGTCACTGATTAAAATAGTGATAATCCCAAGTATAGCAAGTATTGCATGAGTTCCACAATAATTTGGCCACTGGAGGGCACTGATTAGTTGATTAGATATAATAGTTACCTCATCAGCAAAACAGAAAAATGCAGAAAGATATGGCTCTCTGTGCAGAATAACCTGTATCAGTATGTTGAGAATATATAGACAAATACAGAGAATGAGAAGCCAAAttatgaaacaatatattttacaatattgaCTTTATATTGACTTTAGATTTGTATGTGCTGTAGGGGAATCCCATTTGTTCAGGATTAGATGGTTTTAGGGCAGCAGAGGGAGTTTAGGCTAGACATACCTTATTCATGTTTTGAATCTGAGAGTCCTAACCTTTCTGCATTTCCCTGAGTCTCATCTTCTTTAACATTCAAAGAAAAATGTAGAAACATCAGTTTCACTTTACTGTCCTCTATTATTATATCAATCAAAAAAGTAATTCAGGAATTCAACTTTTCTTTTCTCCAAGGACTGTATTTTCCCTTGGTCAAAATGTCCAGTGGTCAATCCTGCTAGACAAATCCACTACATTACCAGTGCAGAGACTGCTTCACTGAagaaactttttttgtattttaagattCTGGAGATgccaatttcccctttaaagaaaaggcagttttagggctctggcacacgggaagattgcCTTTGTTGAAATTGCGGctccacgtatgccatcccaccggcgatttacatttttgctggtgggatggcaattcccacgaaaagggagatttgtcgcgggcaactaatctccccgtgtgccagagcccttaagagcaAGCAAGTGTCCTCCTTGACCTTACACAGATTTTATCTAGGGTCATAACCATATAATGATCCCTTATTTGTTGGTTTGTGTGACtacatttaaatgatttaccAGTGGAGGCCATTCTGATTCTACTGTGACCTCGTTAGGgcaattgttttttaattgtgTAAATCTAAAGATTCCACAACACGGAAATCCAAtacctataatatataatatattttactatttaaagTATCTTGTTTTGCAATTGAGGCACAAACCTTCCAACCATTTCTTTCTATGATTTTGTAGTGATGGGTGTCTTGACCTTTCTTCTGGTTTTATTTATATCCTTTACACTTGTTAGGGGATCTTCTTTTAGTGTTATGTTGTCAGTTTAGCCAGGCCAGccttggggttttctggttagGGTCTATTGCTCTGTTTCACTAAGGTGTACTCCTTCTTCATGTACTATATAATAATTCGTCCTTAGCCCAGAGCAGGAGGAGGAGAAGTTGAATTTTTTAGTGTCCATTCTTTAGAAGCCGAATCTTTTTGGCTTAAGGTAAGGAAAATACTGGTTTTAGGATCCCCATCACAATTAAATTGACATTGTGCATCTACAAGGATGTGTATAATGAAAAACTCGccagcacaccctggctcctccaaaacaaaaaactttagcCTGATGCCCAGTATCAAGAGGGAACCGCACCCTCCAGTCCAATCTTGAGcagcatagatactggcacagcaaggcagttataagcaggtaaaacctgcacgtttatttagtgcaacacagtaacgttTCAGGCTGAAAGTTCATTCCATACATGAAATAAATTTTTTATATGAGGACTAAACTTATGCCGTGGTGATTTGAAAAAAATCCTACCTGTGATTTTAGTAATAGGAATTGAAAGTTTTTAATGAATAAATCCCTTTTTCTAAACTTTATTAGTAAAGGGAATACTCACAATCAGGGGAGGGTAATTGTGTTACAGAGGGAAACAGGATTAACATTTGAGCTTGTGGGAATTAATGCGGTAAGATCTATTTCATGTGTGGGATCTTTAATTAATGAAAGTTTTACCTTTTGGTACAAGTGGTAagtttggtagtacaggtatcagaccccttacctggaaacccattatccagaaagttgtaaattacggaaaggccatctcccatagacttcattgtagtcaaataattcacattttttaaaatagttacctttttctctgtaataataaaaccgtacgtTGTATTTGactctaactaagatataatgaatccttattggagccaaaacgatcctattgggtttaatgactgtttaaataatttttttagtagacttaaggtagtagatccgaatcacggaaagaccccttattcggaaaccccgggtcccgagcattctggattttaggtcccatacctgtataaccataAGAAAAGGGTTACTCTGTTCTTATTTGGTTTTTGTGTCACAAGGCAATGTAAagctacatttactgtatttcctTTTCTGAGTTTGAGCAGCAGAGATTATTCATCTTGGAAGCAGGATGTGGTGTTGGAAACTGTTTATTTCCACTTCTAGAAGAGGATCCCAGCCTTTTTGTATATGCTTGTGATTTCTCTCCTCGTGCCGTGGACTTTGTCAAGGTAAGTTTCATACACTTCTTTTCAGTTTCCTCAGTTTGGGTAGAATTTACAAAGTAGCACAGTCATAAAGGTTCTGTGCCTCTgttacaggggtccccaatcttttttacctgtaagcaacatttaaaaataaaaaaatttgagaaGCAATGCAAGAATGAAAACATTtgccaggggtgccaaataagggctgtgattggttatttggtagctcaaTGTGGACTGGTTGACTGCAgtgcacatggtctttatgcctccaagtcataaattcaaaaatgggcacctgctttgagttCACTgcaagcaacatccaaggaggtggtaagcaacatgttgctcgcaagccactggttggggatcactactctataACTTTGCTTAGCTGTGGCTGCTTTATATGATCCCCTACTAGAAGCTGACAATAAATGCTTTCCCTGTCTAGTTTTAACTGTTGTAGCGACTCTCATAATCGAGTTTTTATTGAGTGGTTATATAATTTAATCTACAGAAAAACCCATCTTACTGTGCTGAGACTTGCAAAGCATTTCAGTGTGATCTGACTAAAGATGACCTGACAGACAATATCCCTGCAAATAGCGTGGATGTTTCTACCTTAATCTTTGTACTTTCTGCAGTCCATCCAGATAGAATGCATCTTGTCCTACAGAACATTTGTAAGGTATGTAAGAAAGAGAGATATCACCAAAATAATGATAGGAAATACAGTTAGCATTAAAAAAAGATAATGTAATTCATTTCATCACAAAAATGTTATGATTTTAAAGTTCTTTGTAactgtaattgcaattaaaagtatTTAGCTGTGTGAATCAACCAaacaagagagagagaataaactTTCAAAGCTGCACTACCACATTCCCCCTGTCTGCCCAATCTTAGCTTTGTCAAGCATCAAAAGCTGTCTGTGATAATCAGAAAGTCAGCTATTATTTATAATGGAAATTATTATTCCATCTTAAATGCTGTTTTGTTCATATGTATTGTTTCCCTTGCAGGTGCTAAAGCC
Coding sequences within it:
- the mettl6 gene encoding tRNA N(3)-methylcytidine methyltransferase METTL6 isoform X1, encoding MASETEENKLVRNENESSELCSEPLFQRKEHELRILTSEEAEKLQNDTDFVSEFKQLKLEREAQKNWDLFYKRNSTNFFKDRHWTTREFEELKACREFEQQRLFILEAGCGVGNCLFPLLEEDPSLFVYACDFSPRAVDFVKKNPSYCAETCKAFQCDLTKDDLTDNIPANSVDVSTLIFVLSAVHPDRMHLVLQNICKVLKPGGCVLFRDYGLYDHAMLRFKSGSKLGENFYVRQDGTRSYFFTKDYLRCLFEKAGFEEVSNEYVLRETVNKKESLCVPRVFIQSKFCKPQKKC